The following proteins are encoded in a genomic region of Fundidesulfovibrio putealis DSM 16056:
- a CDS encoding ATP-binding protein — MDDFFERLFHAAPLPMLVINATDLCVVRINDRAREMLALSQGDFFTQCVCPAHEHRCALLTRRFVAPRERFNSFLNTTGGIRLVEVRASALMIEDRRHVHLCLSDITASRVALRRLKDSFRESQGLLAAAALILISLDSEGKVTNWNSQAEAAFNISSREAQGVHLSCLPLGWDAQALDQAIDASREEGNVSRLNDFRYARPDGKVGFLKILCRSMPLHAVSPPPVLVIMEDVTQHKILESQLLQAQKLESIGQLASGIAHEINTPIQYVSGNLSFLKDAFARIHDVLVRYNHAANLLSRDATVPDACRELLPTPEELDELKDLLAEVPGSIDDSLDGVDRVANIVGAMKRFSHPDLTAKHLVDVNKAVESILTITRNEWKYNADLSLELDPSRPMIFCVPGDFNQAVLNVVVNAAHAMSEKYRGQNQRGVLSVRTSTEGRTVAVSVSDTGGGIPEDIRTRIFDPFFTTKEVGKGTGQGLAIVHSVLARHNGTVEFETVPGVGTTFTLRFPAGEEIEP, encoded by the coding sequence ATGGATGACTTCTTCGAACGCCTCTTTCACGCCGCGCCGCTGCCCATGCTGGTCATCAACGCGACGGACCTTTGCGTCGTCCGGATCAACGACCGGGCGCGGGAGATGCTCGCCCTCAGCCAGGGCGACTTCTTCACGCAGTGCGTCTGCCCGGCGCACGAACACCGGTGCGCGCTGCTCACGCGGCGTTTCGTCGCGCCCAGGGAGCGGTTCAACTCGTTTCTCAACACCACCGGGGGAATCCGGCTGGTCGAGGTCCGGGCAAGCGCCCTCATGATTGAAGACCGCAGGCACGTCCATCTGTGCCTGTCGGACATCACCGCCTCGCGCGTCGCCCTGCGGCGCCTGAAGGACTCTTTCCGAGAATCCCAGGGACTGCTGGCGGCTGCGGCCCTCATCCTGATCAGCCTGGACTCCGAAGGCAAGGTGACCAACTGGAACTCCCAGGCGGAAGCGGCCTTCAATATAAGCAGCAGGGAAGCCCAGGGCGTGCACCTGTCCTGCCTGCCTCTTGGCTGGGACGCCCAGGCGCTGGACCAGGCGATCGACGCGAGCCGCGAAGAGGGGAACGTCAGCCGCCTGAACGATTTCCGTTACGCCCGCCCGGACGGCAAGGTGGGCTTCCTCAAGATACTCTGCCGCTCCATGCCGCTGCACGCGGTGAGCCCGCCGCCCGTGCTGGTCATCATGGAGGACGTCACCCAGCACAAGATCCTGGAAAGCCAGCTGCTCCAGGCCCAGAAGCTCGAATCCATCGGCCAGCTGGCCTCGGGCATCGCCCACGAGATCAACACCCCCATCCAGTACGTCAGCGGCAACCTGAGCTTCCTGAAGGACGCCTTCGCGCGCATCCACGACGTGCTCGTGCGCTACAACCACGCCGCGAACCTGCTCTCCAGGGACGCCACCGTCCCTGACGCCTGCCGGGAACTTCTACCAACTCCCGAAGAATTGGACGAGTTGAAGGACCTGCTGGCGGAAGTGCCCGGCTCCATCGACGACTCCCTGGACGGCGTGGACCGCGTGGCCAACATCGTGGGGGCCATGAAGCGCTTCTCCCACCCGGACCTTACGGCCAAGCATCTGGTGGATGTGAACAAGGCCGTGGAATCCATCCTGACCATCACCCGCAACGAATGGAAATACAACGCCGACCTCTCCCTGGAACTGGACCCGTCCAGGCCCATGATCTTCTGCGTTCCCGGCGATTTCAACCAGGCGGTGCTGAACGTGGTGGTCAACGCCGCACACGCCATGAGCGAAAAGTACCGCGGCCAAAACCAGCGCGGCGTGTTGTCCGTTCGCACATCCACCGAGGGCCGCACCGTGGCCGTGTCGGTCTCGGACACCGGCGGCGGCATCCCGGAGGACATCCGCACCCGCATCTTCGACCCCTTCTTCACCACCAAGGAGGTCGGAAAGGGCACGGGGCAGGGCCTGGCCATCGTCCATTCGGTGCTTGCCCGGCACAACGGCACGGTCGAATTCGAAACCGTTCCGGGCGTGGGGACCACCTTCACCCTGCGGTTCCCGGCCGGAGAGGAGATCGAGCCATGA
- a CDS encoding STAS domain-containing protein: protein MKSDEDTPTGFIGNALRLEMEGELDHHALAEFKPTLLAVLEADRNATLDVSRAWGVGAAFAQFVCAAHRSFAAQGRSLRITGLAPDAAQSLETLGFGSETAGRFGFDAFPAQPGTPRP from the coding sequence ATGAAGTCCGACGAAGACACCCCCACCGGTTTCATCGGAAACGCCCTGCGCCTAGAAATGGAGGGCGAGCTTGACCACCACGCCCTGGCCGAATTCAAGCCCACCCTGCTGGCCGTACTGGAGGCCGACCGGAACGCGACCCTTGACGTAAGCCGCGCCTGGGGCGTCGGCGCGGCCTTCGCCCAGTTCGTGTGCGCGGCGCACCGCTCCTTCGCGGCCCAAGGCAGAAGCCTGCGGATCACGGGACTTGCGCCGGATGCGGCCCAAAGCCTTGAAACCCTCGGCTTCGGCAGCGAGACAGCCGGGAGATTCGGCTTCGACGCCTTCCCCGCGCAGCCCGGAACACCCCGCCCATGA
- a CDS encoding ATP-binding protein: MKLAVAGKGGVGKTSLTAWLGDHLASRGYDVWLVDADTSLSLGAACGLAPEDVPQALAAREDLVRSRIGSGLMSLTPLVDDLPGELSVRLPRPPGYGERRLLVMGAVDAARGGCACAANALLKAVLSHMVLGCREVVLVDLEAGVEHLGRGTVEHVDGLVVVSEPSLRSLRTAAEVGRLAEGLGLSRRVLALNRCAVRPELPDLPGLPLLAAVIPPLAGLCERQLADGSVLGLDEAPGIAFACGAILDALSP, encoded by the coding sequence CTGAAGCTGGCGGTTGCAGGCAAGGGCGGGGTCGGAAAGACCTCGCTCACCGCCTGGCTGGGCGACCATCTGGCCAGCCGTGGGTATGACGTCTGGCTGGTGGACGCGGACACGTCCTTGTCCCTGGGGGCGGCCTGCGGGCTCGCTCCCGAGGACGTCCCCCAGGCGCTGGCCGCGCGGGAGGATCTTGTGCGCAGCCGCATCGGGTCCGGGCTCATGTCGCTGACTCCCCTGGTGGACGACCTGCCGGGGGAGCTCAGCGTGCGCCTGCCGCGCCCGCCGGGGTACGGCGAGCGCCGCCTGCTGGTGATGGGCGCGGTGGACGCGGCGCGAGGAGGGTGCGCCTGCGCGGCCAACGCCTTGCTCAAGGCCGTGCTCTCGCATATGGTTCTAGGCTGCCGGGAGGTCGTTCTGGTGGACCTGGAGGCTGGCGTGGAACACCTGGGGCGCGGCACCGTGGAGCACGTGGACGGGCTGGTGGTGGTTTCGGAGCCGAGCCTGCGCTCGCTGCGCACCGCTGCCGAGGTTGGCAGGCTGGCCGAAGGCCTGGGTCTTTCGCGCCGGGTCCTGGCCCTGAACCGCTGTGCCGTGCGTCCCGAGCTTCCGGACCTGCCGGGCCTGCCTTTGCTGGCCGCCGTGATCCCCCCGCTTGCGGGGTTGTGCGAGCGCCAGCTCGCGGACGGCTCGGTGCTGGGCCTGGATGAGGCTCCGGGGATCGCGTTCGCGTGCGGTGCCATCCTGGACGCGCTCTCACCCTGA
- a CDS encoding response regulator translates to MKDVPLILVVDDESVNLTILSWILDEAGFGVLTAGSGPEARELAIRRQPDLILLDILMPGEDGYSVCRSLKQASATQDTPVIIISGLSGNAEKARAMALGAADFIMKPFSRQEILERVRLHLPPHSTPAL, encoded by the coding sequence ATGAAAGACGTACCCCTCATTCTTGTGGTCGATGACGAAAGCGTGAACCTCACTATCCTTTCCTGGATACTGGACGAAGCCGGATTCGGCGTCCTGACCGCAGGGAGCGGTCCCGAAGCCCGCGAGCTTGCCATCAGGCGTCAACCGGATCTTATCCTGCTGGACATCCTCATGCCCGGAGAGGACGGCTACAGCGTGTGCCGCAGCCTGAAGCAGGCCTCCGCCACGCAAGACACGCCTGTCATTATCATTTCCGGGCTGTCGGGAAACGCTGAAAAAGCCCGCGCCATGGCGCTGGGCGCGGCGGATTTCATCATGAAGCCCTTTTCCCGTCAGGAAATCCTGGAGCGGGTCCGCCTGCACCTCCCTCCACATTCAACTCCGGCGCTCTAG
- a CDS encoding chemotaxis protein CheA, translated as MTAPFHNADLFQEELRELLAELDAALLDLDADTGAAPDPEALNRIFRALHTIKGACDMAGFHDAMALLHEVESLWDKARTGHAHVAGPLVDVTFAVKDWLEPLADTAQEPGPDEALLAAMRALADRDEPATDSPVRAGAGPDTPPDTPENEQPSGPMKSLRILFAPTDPGHLAKMDPAELLAGLRQLGQARIALDLGGVPALEDLDPSDCHLRWEILLETRHGPDEVRDVFLFLDNPADAVVEELGPSSDRAAAGTGVQASADAPAAHERAEDETNDQAARETPEAAPAESQSEPPSPEPPQEDLAAPEPGRVESAPLPSPRAPQSGQAAPASTDPTGAATRQDRPKATEPGQSLRVEAAKLDNLVNLVGELVIAQARLTQIASELAHGGLAEVSEEVERLVGELRDNTLSIRMLPIGTTFSRFRRLVRDLSSELGKQIELMAEGGETELDKTVIEQLGDPLVHLLRNSIDHGIELPQERMAAGKPPRGAIRLSARQAGGSVLIRIEDDGRGLDPERIRTKAAQRGLIAPECSLTDQDTYQLIFSPGFSTAETVTSVSGRGVGMDVVKRAIQNLRGAIEIDSQPGRGTAITISLPLTLAIIDGLLVRAAGEFYIIPLSMVEECVELCANNGLPGHGGCRNRTLNVRGEIIPYIRLRETFHLAGEPPKLEQVVITCHDGGRTGLAVDEVIGQQQTVIKGLGRFIGRVEGFSGATINGDGSMALILDVSQLVASVQRQCDTTCTL; from the coding sequence ATGACCGCCCCCTTTCACAACGCCGACCTCTTCCAGGAAGAGCTGCGCGAACTGCTGGCCGAGCTGGACGCGGCGCTCCTGGACCTGGACGCCGATACGGGCGCAGCCCCGGACCCCGAGGCGCTGAACCGGATTTTCCGCGCGCTGCACACCATCAAGGGCGCGTGCGACATGGCGGGCTTCCACGACGCCATGGCCCTGCTCCACGAGGTGGAGTCCTTGTGGGATAAGGCGCGTACAGGCCACGCGCACGTGGCCGGACCGCTCGTGGACGTGACCTTCGCCGTGAAGGACTGGCTGGAGCCGCTGGCGGACACGGCCCAGGAGCCCGGGCCGGACGAAGCACTGCTGGCGGCCATGCGCGCCCTGGCCGACCGGGACGAACCGGCAACGGACTCCCCTGTCCGGGCCGGGGCAGGGCCAGACACTCCGCCAGACACCCCGGAAAATGAGCAGCCCAGCGGCCCCATGAAGAGCCTGCGGATTCTTTTCGCCCCCACCGACCCCGGCCATCTGGCAAAAATGGACCCTGCCGAGCTGTTGGCCGGGCTTCGCCAGCTGGGGCAGGCCCGGATCGCCCTGGACCTTGGCGGCGTGCCCGCCCTGGAAGACCTGGACCCGTCCGACTGCCATCTGCGATGGGAAATACTGCTGGAGACCCGCCACGGCCCGGACGAGGTGCGCGACGTGTTCCTTTTTCTGGACAACCCCGCCGACGCAGTGGTGGAGGAGCTTGGCCCGTCCTCGGACCGGGCCGCTGCCGGCACTGGCGTGCAGGCTTCAGCTGACGCCCCGGCCGCGCACGAACGCGCTGAGGACGAAACCAACGACCAGGCCGCCCGGGAGACCCCTGAAGCAGCTCCCGCCGAATCACAGTCTGAACCCCCGTCCCCGGAACCGCCGCAGGAGGACTTGGCGGCGCCTGAACCGGGCCGGGTCGAATCCGCCCCCCTGCCCTCGCCGAGAGCTCCCCAGTCCGGACAGGCCGCCCCCGCCTCGACTGATCCCACAGGGGCCGCTACGCGCCAGGACAGGCCCAAAGCCACGGAACCGGGCCAAAGCCTGCGGGTGGAGGCCGCCAAGCTGGACAATCTGGTGAACCTTGTGGGCGAGCTGGTGATCGCCCAGGCCCGTCTGACGCAGATCGCCTCGGAGCTTGCCCACGGCGGCCTCGCAGAAGTTTCCGAAGAGGTCGAGCGCCTTGTCGGGGAATTGCGCGACAACACCCTGAGCATCCGCATGCTGCCCATCGGCACCACGTTCAGCCGGTTCAGGAGGCTGGTGCGCGACCTCTCCTCCGAGCTCGGCAAACAGATCGAGCTGATGGCCGAGGGCGGCGAAACCGAGCTGGACAAGACGGTCATCGAGCAGTTGGGCGACCCCCTGGTGCACCTGCTGCGAAACTCCATCGACCACGGCATCGAGCTCCCCCAGGAGCGCATGGCGGCAGGCAAGCCCCCTCGCGGCGCAATCCGCCTGAGCGCCAGACAGGCCGGAGGTTCGGTGCTCATCCGCATCGAGGACGACGGGCGCGGCCTGGACCCGGAGCGCATCCGGACCAAGGCTGCGCAACGCGGGCTCATCGCGCCGGAGTGCAGCCTGACTGACCAGGACACCTATCAACTCATCTTCTCGCCCGGCTTTTCCACGGCAGAGACCGTCACCAGCGTATCAGGCCGGGGCGTAGGCATGGACGTGGTCAAGCGGGCCATCCAGAATCTGCGCGGCGCAATCGAGATAGACAGCCAGCCTGGGCGTGGAACGGCCATCACCATCTCCCTGCCGCTCACCCTGGCCATCATCGACGGCCTGCTGGTCCGCGCCGCCGGAGAGTTCTACATCATTCCCCTGTCCATGGTGGAGGAATGCGTGGAACTCTGCGCGAACAACGGCCTTCCCGGCCATGGAGGATGCAGAAACCGCACCCTGAACGTGCGGGGCGAGATAATCCCTTACATCCGGCTGCGCGAAACCTTCCATCTGGCCGGCGAGCCTCCCAAGCTGGAGCAGGTGGTCATCACCTGCCACGACGGCGGGCGCACCGGCCTGGCGGTGGACGAAGTGATCGGCCAGCAGCAGACCGTCATCAAGGGGTTGGGGCGGTTCATCGGGCGTGTGGAAGGTTTTTCAGGAGCCACCATCAACGGGGACGGCTCCATGGCCCTGATCCTCGACGTTTCGCAACTGGTGGCCAGCGTCCAACGCCAATGCGACACAACATGCACCCTGTGA
- the cooS gene encoding anaerobic carbon-monoxide dehydrogenase catalytic subunit, translating into MAREAKREIAQLSEWDDARIMLEKAAADGVETAWDRLEKQKNHCTFCEQGLTCQKCVMGPCRIVAEGAKKKDGVCGADADLTVARNFGRFIAAGAASHSDHGRDLLEVLAEVGAGTAPDYEVRDEAKLRRICGELGLETDGLDAPAVAAKLADRLYSDYGFRREALSFCVRAPKARLDLWHALGVTPRGIDREPVEMLHRTHMGVDCDPASICLHAARTALADGWGGSMIGTELSDILFGTPKPVRSTANLGVLKADQVNILVHGHSPVVSEMILAAARSPEMLAKAREAGATGINVAGLCCTGNELLMRQGVPMAGNHLMTELSLVTGAVEMVVADYQCIMPSLTTVAACYHTQFVSTSDKAKFPGGLHVPFHPSTAKKQAMDVVGMAVEAFTRRDQTRVHIPVEPVEIMTGFSNEAILEALGGTLDPLLDAVKSGAVRGLAGIVGCNNPKLKHDHVHVNLARELIKRDVLVVVTGCATVAMGKAGLLMPDAADMAGPGLSKVCRALNIPPVLHVGSCVDNSRILQLAALVANALGVDISQLPVVASAPEWYAEKAAAIGLYAVASGIQTHLGLPPNILGSTVVTELATKGMTDLFGACFVVESDPFKAAELLDAHIASRRIGLGLYEPEPSPAEDLFEAVPPASGSVETGLTA; encoded by the coding sequence ATGGCCAGGGAAGCCAAACGTGAGATCGCTCAGCTGTCGGAATGGGACGACGCCAGGATCATGCTGGAAAAGGCCGCCGCCGACGGCGTGGAGACCGCCTGGGACAGGCTGGAGAAACAGAAGAACCACTGCACCTTCTGCGAACAGGGCCTGACCTGCCAGAAGTGCGTCATGGGGCCGTGCCGTATCGTGGCCGAGGGCGCGAAGAAAAAGGACGGCGTTTGCGGCGCGGACGCGGACCTCACCGTGGCCCGCAACTTCGGGCGCTTCATCGCGGCTGGCGCGGCCTCGCACTCCGACCACGGGCGCGACCTGCTGGAAGTGCTGGCCGAGGTGGGCGCGGGCACCGCCCCGGACTATGAGGTGCGAGACGAAGCCAAGCTTCGGCGCATCTGCGGCGAGCTGGGCCTGGAGACGGACGGCCTGGATGCTCCCGCCGTGGCCGCGAAGCTGGCCGACCGCCTGTACAGCGACTACGGCTTCCGGCGCGAGGCCCTGTCCTTCTGCGTGCGCGCCCCCAAGGCCCGGCTGGACCTTTGGCACGCCCTGGGCGTCACCCCGCGCGGCATCGACCGCGAACCCGTGGAGATGCTCCACCGCACCCACATGGGCGTGGACTGCGACCCGGCCTCCATCTGCCTGCACGCGGCACGCACCGCCCTGGCTGATGGCTGGGGCGGCTCCATGATCGGCACCGAACTCTCGGACATCCTGTTCGGCACTCCCAAACCTGTGCGTTCCACGGCCAACCTGGGGGTGCTCAAGGCCGATCAGGTGAACATCCTGGTGCACGGCCACAGCCCGGTTGTGTCCGAGATGATCCTGGCGGCGGCGCGCTCGCCGGAGATGCTGGCAAAGGCCCGCGAGGCCGGAGCGACCGGAATCAACGTGGCTGGGCTGTGCTGCACGGGCAACGAGTTGCTCATGCGCCAGGGAGTGCCCATGGCCGGAAACCACCTCATGACCGAGCTGTCCCTGGTCACCGGGGCCGTGGAAATGGTGGTGGCGGACTACCAGTGCATCATGCCGAGCCTGACCACCGTGGCCGCCTGCTACCACACCCAGTTCGTGAGCACCTCGGACAAGGCCAAATTCCCCGGCGGCCTGCACGTGCCCTTCCATCCGTCCACGGCCAAAAAGCAGGCCATGGACGTGGTGGGGATGGCCGTTGAAGCCTTCACCCGGCGCGACCAGACCCGCGTGCACATCCCGGTGGAACCCGTGGAGATCATGACCGGCTTCTCCAACGAGGCCATACTCGAGGCCCTGGGCGGCACCCTGGACCCCCTGCTTGACGCCGTGAAATCCGGCGCGGTGCGCGGTCTGGCGGGCATCGTCGGCTGCAACAACCCCAAGCTCAAGCACGACCACGTGCACGTGAACCTGGCCAGGGAACTCATCAAGCGCGACGTGCTGGTGGTGGTCACCGGCTGCGCCACCGTGGCCATGGGCAAGGCGGGCCTTTTGATGCCGGACGCGGCGGACATGGCCGGGCCGGGCCTTTCCAAGGTCTGTCGGGCACTTAACATCCCGCCGGTGCTGCATGTGGGCAGCTGCGTGGACAACTCGCGCATCCTGCAGCTGGCGGCCCTGGTGGCCAACGCCCTGGGCGTGGACATCTCCCAGCTGCCCGTGGTGGCCAGCGCGCCGGAGTGGTACGCGGAAAAGGCCGCCGCCATCGGCCTGTACGCCGTGGCCAGCGGCATCCAGACCCACCTGGGCCTGCCCCCCAACATTCTGGGCAGCACGGTGGTCACGGAGCTTGCCACCAAGGGCATGACCGACCTGTTCGGGGCCTGCTTCGTTGTCGAATCAGACCCGTTCAAGGCCGCCGAACTCCTGGACGCGCACATCGCCTCCAGGCGCATCGGCCTGGGGCTTTACGAGCCCGAGCCGTCCCCGGCGGAAGATCTGTTCGAAGCGGTGCCCCCAGCCTCCGGGAGCGTGGAGACGGGGCTTACCGCGTGA